The following proteins are co-located in the Schistocerca nitens isolate TAMUIC-IGC-003100 chromosome 2, iqSchNite1.1, whole genome shotgun sequence genome:
- the LOC126234637 gene encoding MAGE-like protein 2 produces the protein MHQKAWSRAAVLAWVAVAACVAAPGIEEDHDDGGGYGGYDHGGYDHGGGHVKIVKVTVPHPVPVEVPHPVPVPVPQSYPLHIKVPHFIEVPDVHNEQVTVEKPVPVPVEKIVPFPVERPVPVHIEKQVPVPVPKPYPVKVPVVKTIHHYVKHKW, from the exons ATGCACCAGAAG GCGTGGTCTAGAGCAGCAGTGCTGGCCTGGGTGGCGGTTGCGGCGTGCGTCGCGGCGCCCGGCATCGAGGAGGACCACGACGACGGCGGCGGCTACGGCGGCTACGACCACGGCGGCTACGACCACGGCGGCGGCCACGTCAAGATAGTGAAGGTGACGGTGCCGCACCCGGTGCCGGTCGAGGTGCCGCACCCGGTGCCCGTGCCGGTGCCGCAGTCGTACCCGCTGCACATCAAGGTGCCGCACTTCATCGAGGTGCCCGACGTGCACAACGAGCAGGTGACGGTGGAGAAGCCGGTGCCGGTGCCCGTCGAGAAGATCGTGCCCTTCCCCGTGGAGCGGCCGGTGCCCGTGCACATCGAGAAGCAGGTGCCCGTGCCCGTGCCCAAGCCCTACCCCGTCAAGGTGCCCGTCGTCAAGACCATACACCACTACGTCAAGCACAAGTGGTAG